In Oreochromis aureus strain Israel breed Guangdong linkage group 20, ZZ_aureus, whole genome shotgun sequence, the following are encoded in one genomic region:
- the atp6ap1lb gene encoding ATPase H+ transporting accessory protein 1 like b, whose amino-acid sequence MAAHAFLLCSLALLSALSRPGLSFHDEEAQPGLTYDEVPEILDRSKENPKQATRVTSSQDGEYGLESEEVYLTPEDENPLRRILQPFNWHHPGMSHSKRKLLQSLMGPYGPLSVSYNGKTCILFKAKRLAIRYRNHTFIDLTERVFNPNSPVDTKGSICTKEKATLSLKFGDVEDLRGLVIRLQMSNTFYEAAGQNWFTLDSVHIHYNWTQEATFNASEVYAPATSSYHCQHVSSLHKYDTLLVPSSHTDTSANWHITFTDFQIQAFNVQSDKFASASDCATFLTPAILMGLVTSLILLLVLAYALHMVVHLKHIDRYEEHKATVYFPRSPEAELPDKNSL is encoded by the exons ATGGCTGCACACGCATTCCTCCTCTGCTCCCTCGCCTTGCTGTCCGCTCTCAGCCGGCCTGGGCTCTCGTTCCACGACGAAGAAGCACAGCCAGGACTTACCTATGACGAAGTGCCTGAGATCTTGGACAGGAG CAAAGAGAACCCCAAACAAGCAACAAGAGTCACATCAA GTCAAGATGGTGAGTACGGCTTAGAAAGTGAAGAGGTTTATTTGACGCCCGAAGATGAAAACCCACTCAGGAGAATACTGCAG CCTTTTAACTGGCACCATCCTGGGATGTCTCACAGTAAGAGGAAGCTGCTCCAGTCTCTGATGGGGCCTTATGGCCCGCTGAGTGTGTCTTACAACGGGAAGACTTGCATTCTGTTTAAGGCAAAGCGACTCGCAATCCGCTACAGGAACCACACCTTCATTGATCTAACTGAAAGGGTCTTTAACCCAAACTCACCTGTGGACACTAAAGGCTCCATCTGCACCAAAGAGAAAGCTAC GCTTTCTTTAAAGTTTGGTGATGTGGAAGACTTGCGAGGTCTTGTAATAAG ACTACAGATGTCCAATACTTTTTATGAGGCAGCTGGTCAAAACTGGTTCACACTAGACAGCGTCCACATCCACTACAACTGGACCCAAGAGGCTACATTCAATGCCAGCGAGGTCTACGCTCCTGCCACTTCATCCTACCATTGCCAGCACGTCAGCAGCCTGCACAAATATGACACCCTGCTAGTGCCCAGCTCCCACACTGACACATCTGCTAATTGGCACATCACGTTCACTGATTTCCAG ATCCAGGCCTTCAATGTTCAGTCAGACAAGTTTGCATCGGCCAGTGACTGTGCTACTTTCCTGACACCAGCCATCCTCATGGGCTTGGTGACATCTTTGATTCTGCTCCTCGTCTTAGCCTATGCCCTGCATATGGTGGTACACCTCAAGCACATCGACCGCTACGAGGAGCACAAAGCCACAGTCTACTTCCCCCGTAGTCCAGAGGCAGAGTTGCCAGACAAAAACAGTCTGTGA
- the b4galt3 gene encoding beta-1,4-galactosyltransferase 3 — MAYCGRSLDSPCTLALLIGFQFAFVLYFSLGGFRGLVSVLVHTTEPEFDYSRPHDVYTNLSQLGVPPPPPRNSGTGPPATGPPLRDCQIPSPLLVGPVSVHLSSPLSLEEIRQRNPLVLPGGRYRPPDCEPRHHTAIVVPYRNRQSHLRALLYHLHPFLQRQQIHYSIYIVQQWGNSTFNRAKLLNVGVREALRDEDWSCIFLHDVDLLPENDHNTYTCHKQFPTHLSVAMDKFRYRLPYSQYFGGVSAVTPDQYMKMNGFPNQYWGWGGEDDDIAARVRLSGMKIVRPPVAIGHYKMIKHKGDRGNEQNPRRFDLLKRTRLNWRSDGLNSLTYELLSKELEPLYTNLTVNIGEDPHLALGKVPIPVKATTPAHQRSTSKTGDPFKQGKRQEVPANITVAKTEPGQSKTANQITQQKTGKMK, encoded by the exons ATGGCGTACTGTGGGCGCTCTCTGGACTCTCCATGCACGTTAGCCTTGCTGATAGGCTTCCAGTTTGCCTTTGTGCTCTATTTCTCCCTTGGGGGCTTCAGAGGCCTGGTGTCTGTCCTGGTGCACACCACAGAGCCCGAGTTTGATTACTCTCGACCACATGATGTATACACCAACCTCAGTCAGCTGGGAGTACCGCCTCCCCCGCCTCGCAACTCTGGCACTGGACCCCCTGCCACCGGCCCACCACTAAGAGACTGCCAGATCCCTTCTCCATTGCTGg TTGGACCCGTGTCTGTCCATCTTTCATCTCCTCTGTCTCTGGAGGAGATCAGACAAAGAAACCCATTAGTGTTGCCAGGTGGACGCTACAGGCCTCCAGACTGCGAACCACGCCACCACACAGCAATAGTGGTGCCGTACCGAAACCGCCAGAGCCACCTCCGTGCCCTCCTCTACCACCTCCACCCCTTCTTGCAGAGACAGCAGATACACTACAGCATCTACATAGTACAGCAG TGGGGAAACAGCACTTTTAACCGAGCCAAGCTGTTAAACGTTGGGGTGCGGGAGGCACTCAGAGATGAAGACTGGAGCTGCATCTTCCTGCATGATGTTGACCTGCTGCCTGAAAACGACCACAACACCTACACCTGCCACAAACAGTTTCCCACACACCTGTCTGTGGCCATGGATAAGTTCCGATACAG GTTGCCATACTCACAGTATTTTGGTGGGGTCTCTGCGGTGACCCCAGACCAGTACATGAAGATGAACGGCTTCCCCAACCAGTACTGGGGTTGGGGCGGGGAGGATGATGACATTGCTGCCAG AGTGCGTCTGTCTGGCATGAAGATTGTGCGCCCTCCAGTGGCCATTGGCCATTACAAGATGATCAAGCATAAAGGAGACAGAGGCAATGAGCAAAATCCACGCAG GTTTGACCTTTTGAAAAGGACCAGGCTCAATTGGCGCTCTGACGGCCTTAACTCTTTGACCTATGAGCTGCTTTCCAAAGAGCTTGAGCCACTCTACACCAACCTGACTGTCAACATTGGAGAAGACCCCCATCTGGCCCTGGGCAAGGTCCCCATTCCTGTGAAAGCAACAACCCCTGCCCACCAACGTAGCACCAGCAAGACAGGAGACCCATTCAAACAGGGAAAGAGGCAAGAAGTGCCAGCAAATATTACTGTGGCCAAGACAGAACCTGGTCAGTCAAAGACAGCAAATCAAATAACACAGCAGAAGACAGGGAAGATGAAATGA
- the bgnb gene encoding biglycan b has protein sequence MLPHCFFLLLLCTVQLPSPSSALPFEQKGFWDFALDSMDAEMTMEMMRDPEEGSADDLFPHEIPTCPFGCQCHLRVVQCSDLGLTEVPTNIPRDTKFLDLQSNRITEIKENDFKGLTNLYGLSLRNNLISKVHPRAFVPLKHMQKLYFSKNFLTTIPKNLPASLVEIRIHENRIRKVPAGAFAGLNNMNCIEMGANPIQNSGFEPGAFKGLKLNFLRISEARLTGVPKDLPESLHELHLDHNQIQAVELEDLSRYKNLYRLGLGFNHIRNIENGSLSYLHMLRELHLDNNRLTRVPQGLPDMKYLQVVYLHSNNISQVGVNDFCPRGFGMKRTFYNGISLFSNPVNYWEVQPAAFRCVSDRFAIQFGNYKK, from the exons ATGTTGCCCCATTGCTTCTTTCTGCTGTTGCTATGCACGGTCCAGCTGCCCTCCCCTTCCTCTGCTTTGCCCTTTGAGCAGAAAGGCTTCTGGGATTTCGCCCTGGATAGTATGGATGCCGAGATGACCATGGAAATGATGAGGGATCCGGAAGAAGGTTCAGCTGACGATCTGTTCCCTCATGAAATACCCACATGCCCCTTTGGCTGCCAGTGCCATCTCCGAGTCGTCCAGTGTTCTGATCTCG GTTTGACCGAGGTGCCAACGAATATCCCTCGGGACACCAAGTTCCTGGACCTGCAGAGCAACCGTATCACTGAGATTAAAGAGAATGACTTCAAAGGCCTTACTAACCTATAT GGCCTGTCTCTGAGGAATAATCTTATTTCCAAAGTCCACCCCAGAGCATTTGTTCCTTTGAAGCACATGCAGAAGCTCTACTTCTCCAAGAATTTCCTGACCACTATCCCCAAAAACTTGCCTGCCTCTCTGGTGGAGATAAGGATCCATGAGAATCGCATCAGGAAGGTCCCAGCCGGAGCTTTCGCAGGACTGAATAACATGAACTGCATAG aaatGGGAGCAAATCCCATTCAGAACAGTGGATTTGAACCTGGAGCTTTTAAGGGACTGAAACTGAATTTTCTGCGTATATCAGAAGCCAGACTAACCGGAGTCCCAAAAG ATCTCCCAGAGAGTCTCCATGAGCTTCATCTGGACCACAATCAGATCCAGGCTGTGGAACTGGAGGACCTGAGCCGCTACAAAAACCTCTACAG GTTGGGCCTTGGGTTTAACCATATCCGCAACATAGAGAATGGCAGTCTTTCCTATCTGCACATGCTGAGAGAGCTACATCTGGACAACAACCGCCTCACTCGTGTTCCCCAAGGCCTTCCAGATATGAAATACCTGCAG GTGGTTTATCTCCATTCCAACAACATCAGCCAAGTGGGTGTGAATGACTTCTGCCCTCGTGGATTTGGGATGAAGAGGACATTCTATAATGGCATCAGCCTGTTCTCTAACCCTGTCAATTACTGGGAGGTGCAGCCAGCGGCATTTCGCTGCGTGAGCGACCGGTTCGCCATTCAGTTTGGCaactacaaaaaataa